CTGCTCTCCCTATGAAGCTACGCAGCAAGGCTTTGTTTTTCGGCGTGGTATGGGGCCATTTGCGATGCGCCCACGTACACGCGGTAATTTTTGCTCCGGAGTTTCGCGGTACAATAAATCCTGTCCCTTCCATCCCTAAATCAATCGCTGACTCTGGAAATGCCATCGCGATGGTTGCAACCATATGCGGCTTCGCTTGTGGCAGGGTAGGAACTTGTACATAAGGACGGAACAGCGGTTCTGCGACAGCATGTGGCACGGTAAACAGTACCGTATCCGTCTCAATCGTTTCTCCATTTTTCAATACCAAGGTGTACTTCCCGTCTGGCCGTTTCACCAGTTCTTTGACACCGGTATTCTTCGAGATGACTTCTTCAGGCAGACGCTTTTCGATTGCCTCTACTAAGGACTGCAAGCCGTTCTTCAACGTCAGGAAGATGCCTTTTGGCTTTTCCTGCGTTTTTACTTGCGGGCGAGAATGCTTCATCGCTACGATCAAGCTGCGATGCTGCTCCTCCATTTTGGCGAATTGAGGAAAACTCGCAAGCAAGCTGAGCTTGTCGAGATCCCCGGAGTAGACACCGGACAATAAAGGCGCTATGAGATTATCAATAACTTCATTACCTAGCCTACGCCGGAAAAAGTCACCCACGGAGATATCGCCGTCTCCTTTTGATGCAGGAAGAACGAGATCCAAAGCTGCCCGAAGCTTGCCCGGCCAAGAAATGAGATCGGTCGTGACAAAAGGCATGAGCTTCGTCGGTACTCCCATGACCGCTCCTTCTGGTATAGCCTTCAGGCGATCCTGATGCCAAATATAAGCTTGGCCTGTGCTGTTGCGAACGAGATCATCCGCAAGCCCCAATTCCACTGCCAGGTCAGCCGCACTTGTTTTCCGCTCGAGAAACGAATCGGGACCTTGCTCAATCACAAAACCTTCGTGACGCCATGTCTTGATTTTCCCACCAAGTCGTCCCTGCTCTTCAATCAGTTGAAAACGGATGGGCAAGCCTTTTGCTTCGATTTCCTTTTGTAAGTAAAAAGCAGCGGACAACCCTGTGATACCGCCGCCTATAATCGTAATATGATAGGTATTATCGCTCATATGATCGATCCCCTAATTCGCCAGCTTCTTTCCGACTGCATCAGCCAGACAGGAAATGAACGCAGGTCTGGCGTTAGGCATCGCTGGACGATAATAATGTACCCCTAGCTCATCTGTAACCGCTTTGCATTCCACATCATTATCAAACAGAACTTCCAAATGCTCCGCAACAAATCCGACCGGACAGTAAACAAATGCTTGGTAGCCTTTTGCTTCGTACAGCTCTCTGGTCAAATCCTGTACATCAGGCCCCAACCACGGATCAGGTGTATTTCCGGCGCTTTGCCATCCGATTGCATATGTAGTGACCCCTGCTTGCTCGGCAATGAGCTTTGCTGTCTCTTCCAGTTGCATCGGGTATGGATCACCTGACTTCAAGATTTTTTCTGGCAGGCTGTGAGCGGAGAAAATCACGACTGCTTGTCCACGCTCTTCATCCGTCATCGTGGCAAATGTCGTTTGAATAGCATCAGCCCAATATCCGATGAAGCCTGGTTCCAAATACCAGCTCTCAATGCTGTGAATGACAGGTCCGCCAATGGCTGCGGAATGCTCTTGTGCCCGTCCATTGTATTCTTTGACGCTGTAGCTGGAATAATGAGGCGCCAGAACAAGACTGATCGCTTCCGTAATCCCATCTCGTTTCATTTGCTCTATTGCGTCTTCGACAAACGGAGCGATATGCTTCAAACCAAGATACCCTACAAATTCACGGTCTGGGTAGCGTTTGTTCATTTCCTGCTCGAGAGCGCGCACCTGTTCATCCGTAATGTCTGCAAATCGATTCAATCCATCTACAGCCTCGTAACGCGCCATCAGATCATCGAGCAGTTCTTGTGGTGGCTTACGACCACGACGAATGTGCGTATAGTAGGGTTCAATCTGTTCAGGACTACGTGGCGTTCCATACGCCATTAACAAGAGTCCGATCTTTTGCTTTGACATGTAAGCGCTCCTCCTGATTAGACGTCCCTTTTGTAACTATGGATGAACTTCGTCAGTTGTTGCAGCGTTTCTACTTTGGCATCAGGGAATACGCCGTGTCCCAAATTGAAAATGAAGCCCGGCTGTTTTGTGCCTTCATCCAAAATTTCCTTCGCCTTCGCTTCGAGCTTGTCCCAAGGAGCCAATAGCAGCGTTGGGTCCAAATTGCCTTGCAGCCTCTTCGTCACACCCATTTCACGAGCAGTCGTAATCGAAGTACGCCAGTCTAGACCAACCACATCAACAGGCAAGCGGTTCCAATCCATCAAAAGATGACCAGCGCCGATACCAAAATAGATCGTTGGCACGCCAGTATCTTTTAGCGCGTTGAAGATACGCGTCATGACGGGTGTAATGTACTCGCGGTAATCTTCGTCATTCAATGCACCGACCCACGAATCAAATACTTGCACAGCTTGTGCACCTGCTTTAATTTGCGCTTTGAGGTAGGTGATAGTCATATCGCCCAGTTTTTCCATCAGCGCCTGCCAAGCAGCTGGCTCGGTATACATGAATGCTTTTGTCTTATGATAGTGCTTGGAAGGGCCGCCTTCGATCAAATAGCTGGCCAGTGTAAATGGTGCACCTGAGAAGCCGATCAATGGAACAGATAATTGCTGACGCAAAATTTTAATGGACTCAAGAATGTATGGCACATGTGTTTCCGGATCGAGCTCAAGCAAACGCTCAACATCCTTCAAGGATTCGATTGGGTTTGCGATTACAGGACCAATACCCGATTCGATATTCACATCCACGCCAATCGGTTTTAGTGGCGTCATGATGTCTGCAAACAAGATTGCAGCGTCAACACCCAGTTGCTCAACGGGCAGACGCGTCACTTCCGCGCAAACTTCCGGTATGTAGTTCATTTCAAAAAAGCTATGCTTCGCGCGGATGGCGCGGTATTCTGGCTGATAACGCCCTGCCTGACGCATGTACCAAACCGGGACATGCTCTGTCGCTTCACCGCGACATGCTTTCAAAAACGTATCGTTAAAAGTTTTTGCGGTCATGAATAAACCTCGCTTTGCACAATTATGTTTCCTTCAATATGATACCATTCGTCATTCGACAAGTAATGTCTCTTTTGTGTCAAAATCTTTTCGTTTCTCCCGTTTCCAATCCTATCCATCATTGTTTCCAAACTTCTCCTATTGAATGCGAACGTCCCCAGTAGAACTTCGCACAGTCATTTTGGGTCCACCTGATCCTATCGATGCCTTCACTTTGTAGTCCTCGTCCTTTTCATAAGTAAGGTTCGACCAGGTGGTTTCGATGGAACCTGTATCTGTCGTTACCTCCAGTTGTGCTACAGCAGGCTCCTTTGCTACCGTCACCCGAATATCTCCCGTGTCCGTTCGAATCGAAACATCATGGGTCAGCTCTGGCAATGTC
The window above is part of the Brevibacillus antibioticus genome. Proteins encoded here:
- the hemE gene encoding uroporphyrinogen decarboxylase, whose protein sequence is MTAKTFNDTFLKACRGEATEHVPVWYMRQAGRYQPEYRAIRAKHSFFEMNYIPEVCAEVTRLPVEQLGVDAAILFADIMTPLKPIGVDVNIESGIGPVIANPIESLKDVERLLELDPETHVPYILESIKILRQQLSVPLIGFSGAPFTLASYLIEGGPSKHYHKTKAFMYTEPAAWQALMEKLGDMTITYLKAQIKAGAQAVQVFDSWVGALNDEDYREYITPVMTRIFNALKDTGVPTIYFGIGAGHLLMDWNRLPVDVVGLDWRTSITTAREMGVTKRLQGNLDPTLLLAPWDKLEAKAKEILDEGTKQPGFIFNLGHGVFPDAKVETLQQLTKFIHSYKRDV
- the hemY gene encoding protoporphyrinogen oxidase — translated: MSDNTYHITIIGGGITGLSAAFYLQKEIEAKGLPIRFQLIEEQGRLGGKIKTWRHEGFVIEQGPDSFLERKTSAADLAVELGLADDLVRNSTGQAYIWHQDRLKAIPEGAVMGVPTKLMPFVTTDLISWPGKLRAALDLVLPASKGDGDISVGDFFRRRLGNEVIDNLIAPLLSGVYSGDLDKLSLLASFPQFAKMEEQHRSLIVAMKHSRPQVKTQEKPKGIFLTLKNGLQSLVEAIEKRLPEEVISKNTGVKELVKRPDGKYTLVLKNGETIETDTVLFTVPHAVAEPLFRPYVQVPTLPQAKPHMVATIAMAFPESAIDLGMEGTGFIVPRNSGAKITACTWAHRKWPHTTPKNKALLRSFIGRAGEQSFMEQTDEEILEVVLRDLRKIMTIRAEPDFYNVSRLQNAIPYVVGHQAWVQDVNNQLKEKLPGVFVAGASYSGVGVPDCIDQGKKAIAEWIASVKPGR
- the hemH gene encoding ferrochelatase, yielding MSKQKIGLLLMAYGTPRSPEQIEPYYTHIRRGRKPPQELLDDLMARYEAVDGLNRFADITDEQVRALEQEMNKRYPDREFVGYLGLKHIAPFVEDAIEQMKRDGITEAISLVLAPHYSSYSVKEYNGRAQEHSAAIGGPVIHSIESWYLEPGFIGYWADAIQTTFATMTDEERGQAVVIFSAHSLPEKILKSGDPYPMQLEETAKLIAEQAGVTTYAIGWQSAGNTPDPWLGPDVQDLTRELYEAKGYQAFVYCPVGFVAEHLEVLFDNDVECKAVTDELGVHYYRPAMPNARPAFISCLADAVGKKLAN